The segment AAACGTCAAAGCAGTACAGCGGATGCTCGGTCACGCCAGCGCGGCGATGACACTTGACACGTACGCCGATCTCTTTGACGACGACCTGGATTACGTCGCACAGGCGCTCAGCCGCGCTCGCGACACCCAGCGCACGATCACCGTTCCGGAGAGTTCGCACGCAGGACCCGCCGGTTATCGCGGGCCCGGGCGCAGCTACGGTCAACTCGATCGCTGACCATCGCGACGCGCAAGGCGCGCTGCGACGGAGAACCACGGCAGTTGGCAGAGCTCCCAGCGTCGAGCGCGCTGCGAACATACTTTTACCCATTCTTTACCCGCCTGCCCGGCGAAGGGTAAGACGAAAGCCCCGCGATCCCAGTGTTTACAAGGGTTCGCGGGGCTTCGACAATGGCGGTGACGGTGGGATTTGAACCCACGGTAGGGGGTTACCCTACACAACTTTTCGAGAGTTGCACCTTCGGCCGCTCGGACACGTCACCGCCGATGAGTCTACGACACGCCGCGGTCGGTCGCGAATCGCGGCATCCGATCCCTTCGCCTGGCGACAATGGTCGGGGCTTGCAGCGGATCGCGCCAGGCGAGCCGCGCGGGTACCTGCTCGCCTGTCACGGTGTGCGCCAGCCCGCAGCACACCGTGACAGGCGAACGGCCGAAGACGAGAACCGAAGGACGGATGCCGCGGGCCGACGACCACGGCCGCACCACTTACTCGGCGGCGAGACATCGGACCACACCCGCGCACCCGCGCTGGGAGACTGAGCGCATGGCGGTCATCGAGAACTCCAAGGTCACCATCGTCGGCGCCGGAAGCGTGGGCGCGAGCACCGCGTACGCCGCGCTGATCCGCGGCTCAGCCCGCCACGTCGCCCTCTACGACATCGCCACGGCGAAGGTCGACGCCGAAGTGCTCGACCTCGCCCACGGCACCCAGTTCACCGGTCGGAGCGACATCACCGGCGGCAGCGACATCGGCGTCGCCGAGGGGTCGCACGTCGTCGTCATCACCGCCGGCGCGAAACAGGACCCCGGGCAGACGCGGATCGACCTGGCGGGAGTCAACGCCGGCATCCTCCAACGCATGCTGCCCGAGCTCCTCGACGTCGCCCCAAACGCGATCTACGTCATCGTGACGAACCCCTGTGACGTGCTGACGGTCCGCGCGCAGCAGGAGACCGGACTCCCTCCCGAGCGCATCTTCGCCTCGGGCACCGTGCTCGACACCTCGCGCCTGCGATGGAAGCTCGCGCAGCGCGCCGGGGTCTCGACCTCGAGCGTGCACGCCTACATCGTCGGCGAGCACGGCGACACCGAGTTCCCGCTGTGGTCTCGGGCGACGATCGGCACCGTGCCGATCCGCGAGTGGCAGGCCGCGGGCCATCCGCCGATGACGCAGACCGAACTCGACGAGATCGCCGTGGATGTGCGGGATGCCGCGTACAAGGTCATCCAGGGGAAGGGCGCGACGAACCACGCCATCGGCCTCTCCAGTGCCCGCATCATCGAGGCGATCCTCGGCGATGAGCACGCGGTGATGCCGGTCTCGACCGTGCTGCGCGACTTCCACGGCGTCGACGGCGTTGCCCTCTCGGTGCCGTCGATCGTCAGCGCGTCGGGTGCGACCCCGGTGCGTGAGACCGGCTTCTCCGATCACGAGCTCGAGCTGTTCCAGCGTTCGGCCGAGGCGATCCACGACGTCGCGCGGTCGCTCCCCTGACCACGGCCTCTGACCCGAAGCCGCCCGCTCCCTCAGCCGAGGAACCCTCGCAGCAGGGCCTCGGAGCCGGCGAGGTGTTCGAGAGTGGCCGCCTCCGCGGCATCCGCTCGCCCGGCCAGAATCGCGGTGACGATCGCCTCGTGCTGGGCGTTGGAGTGCTCGATGTTGCGGGGAAGAAGCGGGAACGCGTCGAGCCAGACATTGACCTGCGCCCGGTTCTCGGCGATGAGGGCGACCAGCGAAGGTACCGCGGCGAGCTCGGCGATCGTCAGGTGCAGCAGCGTGTCGAGCCGGCGGTAGTCGTCCGTGCCGGCGAGCGCCGCCTCCTCGTGCCGAGCCCACAGCTCCGCCCGCGCCTCGGGGTCGAGGGTACGCCCGGCGGCGGTGCGAGCTGCGCCCGCCTCGAGCACCCGTCGAAGCCCGAGGACGTCTTCGAGCTCGGCTGAACCCACGTCGACCGCGGCCGGCTGCGGCAGCGGGTCGGCCACGAACGTGCCGCCGTACCGGCCGCGCCGCCGCACGAGGTAGCCGGTGTCGGCGAGCTCGCGGATCGCCTCGCGCACGGTGTCGCGGCTCACCCCGTACAGCCCCGCGAGCTCGCGCTCTGGCGGGAGCGACTCCCCCGGCGCGACGACGCCCAGCCGCACCGTCTGAATCAGGCGGGCGACCGTGTCTTCGAGGGCGTTCCCCCCGCGCACCGGCCGGTAGACCGCGCGCCGTACGGCGGGAAGGGGCACCTCGACGGACACGGCACTCGCCTACAGAGGTGTCACGTACGCGTTGGTGATGCCGCCGTCGACGACGAAGGCGGTGGCCGTGATGAACGAGGCGTCGTCGGAGGCGAGGAAGGCGACCGCCGCGGCCATCTCCTCAGGCTCGGCGAACCGGCCCATCGGCACGTGGATGAGGCGCCGCTGCGCGCGCTCGGGGTCTTTGGCGAAGAGGTCCCGCAGCAGCGGGGTGTTGACCGGTCCCGGGCAGAGCGCGTTCACGCGGATGCCCTGCCGTGCGAACTGGACACCGAGCTCGCGGGTCATCGCGAGCACCCCGCCCTTGGACGCGGTGTACGAGATCTGCGAGGTCGCCGACCCCAGCAGTGCGACGAACGACGCGGTGTTGATGATCGATCCCCGTCCCGCGGGCACCATGTGCCGCAGCGCTGCGCGGGAGCACAGGTACACGCTCTTGAGGTTCACGTCCTGCACCCGGTCCCACGCGGGCAGCTCGGTCGCCTCGATCGAGTCGTCGTCGGCGGGTGAGATGCCGGCGTTGTTGAAGGCGATGTCGAGGCGCCCGAGATCGCCAGCGACCGAATCGAAGAGCTGATTGACGGATGCCTCGTCGGCGACGTCGACCGGACGGAAGAGGCCGTCCACCTCGGCGGCCGCCCGCTCGCCCGCCGCGGGGTCGACGTCGGCGATCACGACGCGGGCGCCTTCGGCGGCGAAGCGGCGGGCGGTGGCGAGGCCGATGCCGCTCGCGCCGCCGGTGACGATGGCGACCCGGTCGGCGAGGCGCTGGGTGAGGTCCATGGGTGTTTCCTGTCTTGAATGTGGTGCGTTTCGTCTCGCTGCGCTCGCTCAACGACCGAAGCGGGTCAGTCGGTGGCGAAGAAGACGTTCTTGGTCTCGGTGAAATGCTCGGCGGCGTCGGGTCCGAGCTCTCGCCCGAGACCCGAGGCCTTCATCCCCCCGAAGGGCGTCGCGTACCGCACCGAGGAGTGGGAGTTCACCGACAGCACGCCGCTCTTGACGCCACGCGCGACGCGCACGGCGCGGCCGAGGTTCTCGGTCCACAGCGACCCGGCGAGGCCGTAGATCGTGTCGTTGGCGAGGCGGATCGCGTCGGCCTCGTCGTCGAAGGGCAGCACCGCGACGACCGGGCCGAAGACCTCCTCCTGGGCGATGCGGTCGCCGGGGGATGCGAGCACAACCGTGGGCGCGAACCAGAACCCCTCGCCGGCCGGCGCTGCGCCACAGAAAGCGACGTCGGCGCCGTCGAGGAAGCCAGCGACGGTGTCGCGGTGCGCGGCGGAGATGAGCGGCCCCATGTCGGTGTCGGCCGATCCGGGGTCGCCCACACGCCAGGCCTGCACGGCGGGTTCGAGCAGCTCGAGGAAGCGGTCGTAGACCGAGCGTTCGACGAGGAGGCGGCTGCGGGCGCAGCAGTCCTGCCCGGCGTTGTCGAACACCGATCCGGGCGCACTCGCGGCGGCGCGTTCGAGGTCGGCGTCGGCGAAGACGATGTTGGCCGATTTGCCGCCCAGCTCCAGCGTCACCGGCTTCAGCATGCGGGCACAGCCCGCCGCGACATCCGTCCCCACCTCGGTGGAGCCGGTGAAGACGACCTTGCGCACATCGGGATGGCTGACGAACCGTTGCCCGACGACCGAACCCGACCCGGTGACGACCTGGAAGAGCCCTTCGGGGAGCCCCGCCTCGAGGGCGAGTTCGCCGAGACGGATGGCGGTGAGCGGCGTCAGCTCGGCCGGCTTCAGCACCACGGCGTTGCCGGCGGCGAGCGCCGGCGCGAACCCCCACGAGGCGATCGTCATCGGGAAGTTCCACGGCACAATGATGCCGATGACGCCGTACGGCTCGTGGAACGTCACGTCCAGGCCCCCGGCAACGGGGATTTGCTGGCCGATCAGGCGCTCCGGGGCGCCCGCGTAGTAGTTCAGCACCTGGGCGACGTGCGAGGCCTCCCACCTCGCCGACCCGATCGGGTGGCCGGAGTTCTCCACCTCGAGGGCGGCGAGCTCGTCGACGTGCGCCTCGACCACGCGCGCGAAGCCGCGGAGCGCGTCGGCGCGGGCGCCCGGGGCCAGCGCGGCCCAGGTCCGCTGCGCCGCGACGGCGCCCGCGATGGCGGCGTCGACCTCGGCGAGCCCTGCGCGCGGGATCTCGCGGAACGCCCGTCCGGTGGCGGGGTTGACCAGGGTGATCGTGTCGCTCATGCCGACACCTCCTGAGCTGACTGCGCATCACGCGAGCGGGCGCGGTAGTCGGCGGCCTCGCGCACGAGCCCGGCGAACAATCGGCGGTCATCGAGGTTCTGTTCGGGATGCCACTGCACGCCGAGCAGGTAGCCGTCGCCGGTGCCCTCCACGGCGTAGGCCAGTCCGTCTTCGGTGCGTGCGGTGACGGCGAGCCCCTCGCCGAGGCGGTCGATGCCCTGGTGGTGGTAGCTGTGCACGTGCTGCGTGCCGGCCCCGACGAGCTCGGCGAGGCGCGAACCCGCCTCGACCTCGGCGGGGTTCGTCGCGAAGACCCCGCCGCCCAGCCGGTACCTCTCCGTGCCGAGCACGTCGGGAAGGTGCTGATGCAGGGTGCCGCCGCGTGTGACGTTGACCACCTGCATCCCCCGACAGATCGCCAGCACCGGCATCCGTCTCTCTTCCGCGCCCGCGAACAGCGCCAGCTCCCACGCGTCGCGGTCGGCGCGGGCGGGGTCAGTGAGCGGATGTCGCGGCGCGCCGTACAGCTCGGGCTGCACGTCGACCCCACCGGTGAGGATCAGTCCGTCGAGCCCGTCGAGGACCGCGGGCGCGGCGTCGTCGGGCGCGGGCTGCGGCGGCAGGAGCACCGCGATGCCGCCTGAGGCGGTCACGGCATCGAAGTACACCTCGGGCAGGAAGGCGGCCCGCACGTCCCACACGCCCTGTGCTGCCTGCTCGAGATACGTGGTGAGGCCGATGACGGGCCGCCTCGTTCGCGCGATGCCGATGCCATCAGAGCCGCTCGAAACCACGCACCCGCTCCCAATCGGTCACGGCGGCGTCGTAGGCCTCGACCTCGATGCGCGCCTGGTTGAGGTAGTGCTCGACGACCTCGTCGCCGAACGCCGCCCGCGCGATCGCCGACTCCTCGAAGAGCCGCGCCGCCTCGCGGAGGGTCGTCGGCAGATGGTCGACGCCGGCGGCGTAGGCGTTCCCGCGGAGCGGGTCGGGAAGCGGCAGGTCGTGCTCGAGCCCGTGGAGGCCACCGGCGATGATCGCGGAGATCGCCATGTAGGGGTTCACGTCACCGCCGGGCACCCGGTTCTCCACGCGCAGCGACGAACCGTGCCCGACCACGCGCAGCGCACAGGTGCGGTTGTCCACGCCCCACGCGATGCCGGTCGGCGCGAAGCTGCCCTTGGCGAAGCGCTTGTACGAGTTGATCGTCGGCGCGTAGAGCAGGGTGAACTCGCGAAGCGTGGCGAGGATCCCGGCGATCCACGACTGCATGAGCGGGCTGAACCCGTGGGGGCCGTCACCGGACATCACCGGCTCCCCCGACTCCGAGCGCACCGAGAGGTGGATGTGGCAGCTGTTGCCCTCGCGCTCGTTGAACTTGGCCATGAAGGTGATCGCCTTGCCGTGCTGGTCGGCGATCTGCTTGGCGCCCGTCTTGTAGATCGTGTGCTGGTCGGCGGTCTCGAGCACCTCGGCGAAGCGGAACGCGATCTCCTGCTGCCCGAGGTTGCATTCGCCCTTGACGCCCTCGCAGTACATGCCCGCCCCGTCCATTCCCAGACGGATGTCACGCAGCAGCGGCTCCAGTCGGGTGGAGGCGAGGATGTCGTAGTCGACGTTGTAATCGGTGGAGGGTGCGAGATCGCGATACCCCTTGGCCCACGCGGAGCGATAGCTCTCATCGAAGACCATGAACTCCAGCTCGGTACCGCTGAACCCGACGAGTCCGCGCTCGGCGAGGCGGGCGCGCTGTGCCTGCAGGATGGCGCGAGGGGACTGCGAGACCGGCTCGCCGCCCTCCCACCCGAGGTCGGCCATGACCAGCGCGGTTCCCGGCTGCCAGGGGATGCGGCGCAAGGTCGCGACGTCGGGCAGCAGCATCATGTCGCCGTACCCGGTCTCCCAGCTGGCCATGGTGTAGCCGTCGACGGTGTTCATGTCGACGTCGACCGACAGGAGGTAGTTGCAGGCCTCGGCCCCGTGGTGCAGCACTTCCTCCTGGAAGAGGCGCGCCGACACCCGCTTGCCGACCAGGCGACCCTGGGCATCGGCGAAACCGACGATGACCGTATCGACCTCGCCGGCCGCGATGGCGGCCGCCAACTCGGGCGGAGTCATGTTTCCCGGCATCCTTGCTCCTCACTGTGGTGCAGCGCTCCCCCGGCGTCAGGCGGCGGCGCCTTTGAACGATGGGCCTTTCGACCGATCGGTCGCCGACCGCTGGGGTCCGGTCGCGACCACTGTAACCGGGTCTGCCGAGATAAAGGTAGACACAGCCCACCATTAGGTCCACAATCATCCGCAAGGCGCAGACCTCGCCGCACCCGAGCGCACGGAGGACGGATGTCACAGTCGAGAAGCGAGTCGCAGAAGGTCGCTGGCGCGACCTATACCCGAGCCGGTCAGGAGTACTTCGAGAAGCGCGGACTCAAACGCGCCGCGGGAATCTGGGGCCTGTGGGGTCTCGCCGTCGCCGCGGTGATCTCGGGGGACTTCTCGGGGTGGAACTTCGGCATCGACTTCGCCGGCTTCGGCGGCATGCTGATCGCGTTCGCCGTACTGGTGCTCATGTACTACGGACTGATCTTCTCCATCGGCGAGATGGCGGCGGCGATGCCGCACACCGGCGGCGCGTACTCGTTCGCCCGCTCGGCGATGGGCCCCTGGGGAGGGCTCGTCACCGGCCTCGCGGAGACGATCGAGTACGTCGCCACCACCGCCGTCATCGTCTATTTCTCGGCGTCCTACGCCGACGCGATCACGAGCGAGCTGCTGGGGCTCTCGTTGCCGCCCTGGGTGTGGTGGCTCGTGCTGTACGTGGTGTTCATCGCCCTGAACTCCGCGGGAGCGGCGATCTCGTTCCGCTTCGCGATCGTCGTCTCCGTCATCTCGATCGGCATCATCCTCGTCTTCTCGCTCATGGCGGTCTTCTCGGGCGCGTTCCAGTGGGCGAACCTCTGGGACATCGCCCCCGACCCGGGCCAGTCCGCGTTCCTGCCCCACGGCGTACTGCCGATCCTGTTCGCCCTGCCGTTCGCGATGTGGTTCTTCCTCGGCATCGAGGAGCTGCCGCTGGCGGCGGAGGAGTCGCACAACCCGGTGCGCGACATCCCGAAGGCGGGCTTCTGGGCTCGCGGCACCCTCATCGTCACCGGGCTGCTCGTCCTCTTCCTCAACACCGGCGTCATCGGCGCGGAGGCGACGGGTGTCGCCGGTGAACCGCTCCTCGACGGCTTCCGCGCCATCGTGGGCGATGAGGCGGCGGCGGTCCTCGCCCTCCTCGCCCTCGTCGGTCTCCTCGCGTCGCTGCAGGGGATCATGTTCGCCTACGGGCGCAACATGTACTCCCTCTCCCGCGCCGGGTACTACCCGCGCTTCCTCTCCCTGACCGGCAAGCGCAAGACCCCGTGGGTGGCGCTGACCGTCGGCGCGGCGATCGGCTTCGTGGCGCTGGCGATTCTCGACACCCTTGCCGCGGTGAACGAGGGCGCCGGCGCGGTCGCCGGCGCGATCGTGCTGAACATCGCGGTGTGGGGTGCGGTGCTGGCCTACTTCCTGCAGATGGTGTCGTTCGTGCTGCTGCGGCGGAAGTTCCCGAACGTCACCCGCCCCTACAGGAGCCCGTGGGGCGTGCCGGGCGCGGTCCTGGCAGCGGTGATCGCGGCGATCGTCTTCGTCGGGTTCCTCCTGAACCCCACCTTCCTTCCGGCGATCATCGCGATCGTGATCGTGTACGTCGTCATCCTGCTCGGATTCGGCCTGTTCTTCCGTCACCGTCTCGTGCTTTCGCCCGAGGAGGAATACGCTTTGTCCGGGGGGCGCCACGGCGACCCTCAGGCAGAGGGATACGACGCCATGGAGTCTCAGGTCTTCGGCAAGGACGCCTGACCATTTCTCACCGGGGCGAGGTGCTGCGACTGGGGGGTTGCAGCGCCTCGCCGACGGAGAGCGGATGGGATGTCGCAGGCCCCGGCTAAGGTCGCAGCATGCCCCGTCGCACCGCCACCACCGCGCCGTACCGGTGCACGGAGTGCGGGTGGACGACGGCCCGCTGGGTCGGGCGGTGCGGCGAGTGCCAGCAGTGGGGCACGGTCGTCGAAGCCGCGGAGCAGACCGGCATCACGACGCAGATCACGCCGGTCGCTCCGGGTGCGCAGCGCGCAGCGCGACCGATCACCGCGGTCGATACGCGGGATGCTCCGCGGCGGACGACGGGGGTCGGCGAGTTCGATCGCGTGCTCGGCGGGGGCCTCGTGCCCGGCGCCGCCATCCTCCTGTCCGGCGAGCCGGGAGTCGGCAAGTCGACGCTGCTGCTCGAGGTGGCGGTGCACGCGGCGCGCAGCGGCCAGCGCGTGCTGTACGCCAGCGCCGAGGAATCACTCGCTCAGGTGCGCCTCCGCGCGGAGCGCACCGGCGCCCTCCACGACGAGCTGTATCTGGCCAGCGAGACCGACCTGGCCACCATCCTCGGTCACATCGACGAAGTCGCTCCCGACCTGCTGATCGTCGACTCGGTGCAGACCGTGTCGTCCGCGCTGTCCGACGGTGCGGCCGGGCACCCGAGCCAGGTCCGCGAGGTCGCTTCGACTCTCATCCGCGTAGCCAAGGAGCGGGCCCTGCCGACGATCCTCGTCGGACATGTCACGAAAGACGGCACGATCGCGGGCCCCCGCATCCTCGAGCACCTCGTCGACGTCGTCTGCCAGTTCGAGGGCGACCGGCAGACCTCGCTCCGATTCGTCAGGGCCCTGAAGAACCGGTTCGGCCCCACAGACGAGGTCGGATGCTTCGACATGACCGGCGAGGGGATCGCCGAGGTCCCCGACCCCAGCGCCCTGTTCCTCGGCCACGGCGACCCGGTCCCCGGCACGTGCGTCACCATCGCGCTCGAGGGTCGCCGGGCGATGCCGGTGGAGATCCAGGCGCTGACGATCCCCACGGCGTCGCCGAACGCACGCCGCGTCGTGAGCGGCGTGGACGGCGCCCGGGTGGCGATGATCCTTGCGGTCATCGAGAAGCGCCTGAATCTGAAGGTCTCGGCGTGCGACGTCTACGTCTCCACCGTCGGCGGGGTGCGCCTGCTCGAACCCGCAGCAGATCTGGCCATCGCGGTCGCGGTGGTGAACTCGATGCGCGACCGCGCGCTGGCGCGCGGAGTCGCCGCGATCGGCGAACTCACGCTCGCTGGCGAGGTCCGGCCGGTCACGCAAGCCGCGCAGCGGCGCTCCGAGGCGGGCCGCCTCGGCTACGCGACGGTCGTCGACGCGTCATCCGGTCATCTCGCCGCGGCGCTCCGCGACCTCGTGCCCCACGCGTCGGGTCGCCTGCAGGACGTTCCCGACTTCTGAGGGCGGCGCGGGACCAGGCCCCGTGCTCGACGCGCTGCCCAGCGGGCCGCGGGCCGCCTCGCGCCCGCGCGTGAGACTTCGCCCGGCCGCGGGCCGCGTCAGGCGTCGAGCGCGGCGATCTGCCCAGCGGGCCGCGGGCCGCGTCGCGCCCGCGCGTGACACTACGCCCGGCCGCGGGCCGCGTCGCGCGCTCGCCGGCTCGTCGCCTGCCGGCCGTCCGGACGTTGCCCGGGCTCGTGCACGCATTTCGCCCGCACACGGGAGGAGATCGGCACACCGGAGGCACCCTCGCCGCGCAGCAACCTCGCTTGCGCCGTTCTCCTCCCGTGCGCGGCGGGGCGGGCCCTGCGCTCAACACGCTGCCAGGGCCGGCGTGACAGCTGTCACGCTGCCGCCTCCGGGCCAGGCCGCGTCAGGCGTCGAGCGCGGCGATGAGATCGTCGGGTGACGCCTGCATCGGGTGCGGACCGGCTATGTCGAAGAACACTGTCTTGACCGCTTCGCGGTGGCGTCCGAGGAAGGCCCGCAGCCAGGCCGGCGACTGCAGCGCCACCGTGGGCGGCAGGCTCTCGGGCTTGTGAGCGGCATCGCTGAACAGCAGGAGGGCGAGGTCACCCGATTCGGGGTCGCGGTAGGTCCACACCTCGCCCGCGTCACGAGGGTCATCCCGCGCGCCGGCGCGCAACAGCGGGACGACGGTGGGTCCGTGCCGAAGGGCGAACGCCACCGCGGCGATGTCCTGCGTCTGGAGAGCGTCGCTGAGCGCGGTGTTGCGGAACTCCAGGTCGGGCGCTTGTCGAGCGCGCTTCTTCGCCGCCATCCGTCCAGCTTAAGGGAACGTCAATGGCCCTCCCGGAGAACCCCTGCGAGGAGAGGATCGGCGGAAGGGCCATGCCCATCGGGGCACGTCTGGACGCTCGCTGGG is part of the Microbacterium sp. ET2 genome and harbors:
- a CDS encoding L-lactate dehydrogenase is translated as MAVIENSKVTIVGAGSVGASTAYAALIRGSARHVALYDIATAKVDAEVLDLAHGTQFTGRSDITGGSDIGVAEGSHVVVITAGAKQDPGQTRIDLAGVNAGILQRMLPELLDVAPNAIYVIVTNPCDVLTVRAQQETGLPPERIFASGTVLDTSRLRWKLAQRAGVSTSSVHAYIVGEHGDTEFPLWSRATIGTVPIREWQAAGHPPMTQTELDEIAVDVRDAAYKVIQGKGATNHAIGLSSARIIEAILGDEHAVMPVSTVLRDFHGVDGVALSVPSIVSASGATPVRETGFSDHELELFQRSAEAIHDVARSLP
- a CDS encoding glutamine synthetase family protein, with amino-acid sequence MPGNMTPPELAAAIAAGEVDTVIVGFADAQGRLVGKRVSARLFQEEVLHHGAEACNYLLSVDVDMNTVDGYTMASWETGYGDMMLLPDVATLRRIPWQPGTALVMADLGWEGGEPVSQSPRAILQAQRARLAERGLVGFSGTELEFMVFDESYRSAWAKGYRDLAPSTDYNVDYDILASTRLEPLLRDIRLGMDGAGMYCEGVKGECNLGQQEIAFRFAEVLETADQHTIYKTGAKQIADQHGKAITFMAKFNEREGNSCHIHLSVRSESGEPVMSGDGPHGFSPLMQSWIAGILATLREFTLLYAPTINSYKRFAKGSFAPTGIAWGVDNRTCALRVVGHGSSLRVENRVPGGDVNPYMAISAIIAGGLHGLEHDLPLPDPLRGNAYAAGVDHLPTTLREAARLFEESAIARAAFGDEVVEHYLNQARIEVEAYDAAVTDWERVRGFERL
- a CDS encoding gamma-glutamyl-gamma-aminobutyrate hydrolase family protein — translated: MVSSGSDGIGIARTRRPVIGLTTYLEQAAQGVWDVRAAFLPEVYFDAVTASGGIAVLLPPQPAPDDAAPAVLDGLDGLILTGGVDVQPELYGAPRHPLTDPARADRDAWELALFAGAEERRMPVLAICRGMQVVNVTRGGTLHQHLPDVLGTERYRLGGGVFATNPAEVEAGSRLAELVGAGTQHVHSYHHQGIDRLGEGLAVTARTEDGLAYAVEGTGDGYLLGVQWHPEQNLDDRRLFAGLVREAADYRARSRDAQSAQEVSA
- the radA gene encoding DNA repair protein RadA, coding for MPRRTATTAPYRCTECGWTTARWVGRCGECQQWGTVVEAAEQTGITTQITPVAPGAQRAARPITAVDTRDAPRRTTGVGEFDRVLGGGLVPGAAILLSGEPGVGKSTLLLEVAVHAARSGQRVLYASAEESLAQVRLRAERTGALHDELYLASETDLATILGHIDEVAPDLLIVDSVQTVSSALSDGAAGHPSQVREVASTLIRVAKERALPTILVGHVTKDGTIAGPRILEHLVDVVCQFEGDRQTSLRFVRALKNRFGPTDEVGCFDMTGEGIAEVPDPSALFLGHGDPVPGTCVTIALEGRRAMPVEIQALTIPTASPNARRVVSGVDGARVAMILAVIEKRLNLKVSACDVYVSTVGGVRLLEPAADLAIAVAVVNSMRDRALARGVAAIGELTLAGEVRPVTQAAQRRSEAGRLGYATVVDASSGHLAAALRDLVPHASGRLQDVPDF
- a CDS encoding 3-oxoacyl-ACP reductase, which translates into the protein MDLTQRLADRVAIVTGGASGIGLATARRFAAEGARVVIADVDPAAGERAAAEVDGLFRPVDVADEASVNQLFDSVAGDLGRLDIAFNNAGISPADDDSIEATELPAWDRVQDVNLKSVYLCSRAALRHMVPAGRGSIINTASFVALLGSATSQISYTASKGGVLAMTRELGVQFARQGIRVNALCPGPVNTPLLRDLFAKDPERAQRRLIHVPMGRFAEPEEMAAAVAFLASDDASFITATAFVVDGGITNAYVTPL
- a CDS encoding FadR/GntR family transcriptional regulator; protein product: MSVEVPLPAVRRAVYRPVRGGNALEDTVARLIQTVRLGVVAPGESLPPERELAGLYGVSRDTVREAIRELADTGYLVRRRGRYGGTFVADPLPQPAAVDVGSAELEDVLGLRRVLEAGAARTAAGRTLDPEARAELWARHEEAALAGTDDYRRLDTLLHLTIAELAAVPSLVALIAENRAQVNVWLDAFPLLPRNIEHSNAQHEAIVTAILAGRADAAEAATLEHLAGSEALLRGFLG
- a CDS encoding dehydrogenase produces the protein MAAKKRARQAPDLEFRNTALSDALQTQDIAAVAFALRHGPTVVPLLRAGARDDPRDAGEVWTYRDPESGDLALLLFSDAAHKPESLPPTVALQSPAWLRAFLGRHREAVKTVFFDIAGPHPMQASPDDLIAALDA
- a CDS encoding amino acid permease, whose translation is MSQSRSESQKVAGATYTRAGQEYFEKRGLKRAAGIWGLWGLAVAAVISGDFSGWNFGIDFAGFGGMLIAFAVLVLMYYGLIFSIGEMAAAMPHTGGAYSFARSAMGPWGGLVTGLAETIEYVATTAVIVYFSASYADAITSELLGLSLPPWVWWLVLYVVFIALNSAGAAISFRFAIVVSVISIGIILVFSLMAVFSGAFQWANLWDIAPDPGQSAFLPHGVLPILFALPFAMWFFLGIEELPLAAEESHNPVRDIPKAGFWARGTLIVTGLLVLFLNTGVIGAEATGVAGEPLLDGFRAIVGDEAAAVLALLALVGLLASLQGIMFAYGRNMYSLSRAGYYPRFLSLTGKRKTPWVALTVGAAIGFVALAILDTLAAVNEGAGAVAGAIVLNIAVWGAVLAYFLQMVSFVLLRRKFPNVTRPYRSPWGVPGAVLAAVIAAIVFVGFLLNPTFLPAIIAIVIVYVVILLGFGLFFRHRLVLSPEEEYALSGGRHGDPQAEGYDAMESQVFGKDA
- a CDS encoding aldehyde dehydrogenase family protein, producing the protein MSDTITLVNPATGRAFREIPRAGLAEVDAAIAGAVAAQRTWAALAPGARADALRGFARVVEAHVDELAALEVENSGHPIGSARWEASHVAQVLNYYAGAPERLIGQQIPVAGGLDVTFHEPYGVIGIIVPWNFPMTIASWGFAPALAAGNAVVLKPAELTPLTAIRLGELALEAGLPEGLFQVVTGSGSVVGQRFVSHPDVRKVVFTGSTEVGTDVAAGCARMLKPVTLELGGKSANIVFADADLERAAASAPGSVFDNAGQDCCARSRLLVERSVYDRFLELLEPAVQAWRVGDPGSADTDMGPLISAAHRDTVAGFLDGADVAFCGAAPAGEGFWFAPTVVLASPGDRIAQEEVFGPVVAVLPFDDEADAIRLANDTIYGLAGSLWTENLGRAVRVARGVKSGVLSVNSHSSVRYATPFGGMKASGLGRELGPDAAEHFTETKNVFFATD